One window of Triticum dicoccoides isolate Atlit2015 ecotype Zavitan chromosome 5A, WEW_v2.0, whole genome shotgun sequence genomic DNA carries:
- the LOC119298178 gene encoding pathogenesis-related protein 1-like, whose protein sequence is MEYSPKLAVLLLLALASAMAVMAQNSQKDFVDVHNAARADVGVREVTWDDTVAAYAQSYAEQCRGDCKLIHTSPGGRYGENLYGGDGFGTKWTAADAVSSWAKEKQDYDHGSNTCSAICGHYTQVVWRNSTAIGCARAVCASGNGVFIICSYSPPGNYPGVSPY, encoded by the coding sequence atggaGTACTCGCCGAAGCTGGCAGTGCTGCTGCTCTTAGCTCTTGCGTCCGCCATGGCAGTCATGGCCCAGAACTCGCAGAAGGACTTTGTAGATGTCCACAACGCTGCGCGCGCCGACGTGGGCGTCAGGGAGGTGACGTGGGACGATACGGTGGCGGCCTACGCACAGTCCTACGCGGAGCAGTGCCGCGGCGACTGTAAGCTGATACATACTTCGCCGGGCGGTCGGTACGGAGAGAACCTCTACGGAGGCGACGGCTTTGGGaccaagtggacggcggcggacgcCGTGTCATCGTGGGCGAAAGAGAAGCAGGACTACGACCACGGCAGCAACACCTGCTCTGCGATTTGCGGGCACTACACGCAGGTGGTGTGGCGCAACTCGACGGCCATCGGCTGCGCCCGCGCCGTCTGCGCCAGCGGCAACGGCGTGTTCATCATCTGCAGCTACAGCCCGCCGGGTAACTACCCCGGGGTGAGCCCATACTAG